The genomic stretch CTCTCGTCCAGTCTCCAGTTTCTCCTCACTTTCCTGCAGAGTTTTCCTTCTCTTGGCCTGCTCATGTTCTGAGGGGGTGATGTTCTTTCTTTTATTGCCGCTGTATGTCATTGATTGTGATGCTGCAGGATCCATAGTCAATGCGCAGTTTCTGCTTTAAGATTAAAAACGAAAATACTTATGAATATTCAATTCAATGATCAatcatatgtattttttttttttttttacaatacaatacaatgcATGTGAACGTTTATCTACTATCTAAAATACAATGCTACATACACAGGTTCATCATAGCAACATGTCACAGTGTCAGTGATTTATTTCCATGCTGAAATTCTTCGGGAACTCTCGGGAATGGGTACATTACTGGTACTAATTATTTATATTAAAGGTATGTTATATAAGAAAAAAGTAGACACAAGTAACTTTGTAAACTTGTAAACTAGTCAGCAATGTGCGGCCAGTGGAGTGTTTTATACAATGGAATGACATGCACAGCCGGCTAAATCAAACTTTATGAATGGGTGTACAAATATTACGCGATATTAGACTGTACGGTTCAAGTGTCCTAAAAACCTTATTCTACCTGGTGTTAGTGATCATGCAGAATCCACACTGAAGATTCTCTACAGCCGCAGAGGCTACATGCTAAAAACACATGGTTGAACCCGGAACGCAGTGCACGTCATTGTagtaaagtttaaaataaaactggccGATtggcatttcctgtttgtaaAATTGACGCCATCTTTCACTTTCATAAATGACTTCCACTATTTTGTCCTGCGTTACAAATCAGACTCAGATCATGTCTGTGTGCAAACGTttacaattttatttatataaagagttttaaaacatttgttttgctAACATtaggaaacaggaaatgcttttcGTTCATTTCCGCTTTACTCTCTCAACTCTGGGATTGATTACAAGGGCTGGGAGCGCAGTCGTATGAATTAATCGCCGAATTTTTAAATTCGCGCCGTAGTTTTAAAAATTACCACAGCCTGCTTTAATGATTTCTTAACAACAATTAACATGCAGTAAAACGCCATGTCTACGAAGAAACTGGCCAAGTAAGTGTCCTCTGATAAAGCATAGACTGCTGTACAAAACTGCTATCATTAACAATCTAAAAACgctttttggtttgttgtttttctttcaggtaATGTTGGTAATCTTATGCGCGTATTTAAATTAGCTTTGATGTCCAACATTTTTTCGTAAATGTGTTCTACTTCTGTTCTATAAACTAATATCTGCAGGGAACTGGGACTGTTGAGGAAGCGCAGTCATTCCTCAAGCggattaaagaaaataatggtTTCAAGTATGTTAACTAAATTATCTGCATAATATGTAATAATAATGTTCGTAAATTGCTTATTATCTGCATAatgtataataataatgttcGTAAATCGCTTAGCCAcgactgtttttttccccactttacAGATCAGATTTTTTCCCATCTAATTGTGATTGATTTTGAATCTACTtgctggagagagaaaaacaactaCAGTCAGGAAATTAGTAAGTAGTCCTTTTCTCAGAATGCTAGTTGCACTTTTATGTCCATACCATAACGTCTTATTTCTTTCTTGGTTCTATCTAGTTGAATTTCCTGCTGTTCTGCTAAACACCTGTACAGGGGAGGTCGAATCTGAATTTCATACTTATGTTCAACCTCAAGAGCATCCAACTCTCTCTGAGTTCTGCACAGAATTGACTGGGATTACGCAGGTAGTCCCCAAGTCCATGTACTTCCTCTTGCAACACATTGTGGAATGACAGTGCTACACTTTCCCTCACAGATGCAAGTCGAGGCAGGGATTCCCCTTCAGATCTGTATGTCGCGGTTCAGCCGTTGGCTGCAAAACCTGCAAATGAATATGGGTTTGGTCTTCCCTAATAATCCCCAGATGGCTTCAGCAGCCGCAGCCTCTCGGAATCTGTGTACCTTTCTCACGTGGTCAGGTAAATTTTGATCAAACTGCTCTACAGCTGACTTTTTAAGGAATGAAACTATAAGACTGGATTAATTAACCGTGCGTGTTTCATATCAGACTGGGATCTGGGGGTTTGTCTGCAGTACGAGTGCAGACGCAAACAGATCCATAAGCCCGATGTGCTCAACAGCTGGATAGACCTGAGAGGCACTTACAGGGTATGTAGCTGCCTTTGggttgtttgtgtttacactTTGTTGCGGGACTGAATTGTTTGCatttttcagctgttttatgaCAGGAAACCCAAAGGACTGAAAGGCGCATTACAGGATCTGGGAATCCAGTTTGCAGGAAGAGAACACTCTGGTGTTTAGTAAATGTTGTTCTGACTCATTACAAATTACTTCGCTTGTGGAACTGTAAACTCATCTTGTTTTTCATCTCCTCAGGTTTGGACGATGCCCGAAACACAGCTCAGTTGGCAGCGAGGATGATGAGAGACGGATGTGTGATGAAGGTCACCAGGAGCCTAACGAGGGTGAGTGGCCGTCATCCAATGGTGCTGCCctgctcctgacctctgacctgtgtggCTGTTAGGATTAAATATCCTGGAACTCTATAATGGTTTTAAATATGTGAATCTTTCTGATGTTAATaaatatttctcttcttttgacACAACATTGTGAGCACTGACTTTTATTCATTAACATGGACATCAAACTGTTGACAATTTGTTTCACCAAGAAATTTCAACCAAAAGCAATTGTGCATCTTAACTAGATCTCCTTTTGTCCTCCCGTAGGCTCCATCAGTGGTCAAACACATTTGTGGAAACACAGCTGGAGACGACAAGGAAGAAAACCCAAAACCACGTAAAAGGGAAGAAGCCCTTAACACTGACAAGCTGTCATTTTCCAGGGATTTGGACTTAAAGACCAACTGCGCTCATGGACTGAATTCCACCTGTCAGACTTTGGTCTCGCCAAAGACGCTTCTCTGCGGCACCTCTGTGATGCCCGGGGGAAGCTCTGTGATGGTGAGAAATGGACCCGCgccacacaaaaacaacagccTGGTTCTGTGTTCCACCACCGTGAGCTGCCTTTCCAGTCCGGATCATTTAAACCAACCttcagaaaaaagagaagcaccGAGGGTGGTGGGTGAAGAGGAGAATGCCGACGTGTTTGCTTTGGAAACAGAGGAAAGGTGTGGTTCATACGACGATGTGTTGTTGGAAAACAGTGATGACATCAACAGCGGAGAATCTGATTTTGATGCTAAAGGATATTTATGGGAAGAATCTGATAATACAGCTTCTTCGGCTTCGTTATTGGATATTATGAGAGAAACAGTGAGTAAAAATAAGCTTAAACATCAAAGGATGACCAGTAAATCTGCACTTATGTCTCTGGCTACAAAGTCATTTACATCCCAGGTTAACAGGTGTAATAATGTGAATAAGATCAGGCAGCAATCAAAGTTCAAACAACCAGTTGCTCCTAAAAGTGTTACTCAAGCCTCCAacctgaaccaactgaaaacagGACTAAAAATCTTCACGAAGGTACAAGAAAAGTCTCAATTACCCCATAGGaactcaaaaacaaacaccctCTTGTCTGAAAAGACCTCCAGCCCTAATCCCTTGTTTGCTACGCCCAAAGTGACAGTTTCTCACTTCAATCAAACGCCAAAGTCTTCGTTTAGCATCTATGCTGACCCCGTCAAACCCTCCAGAGACTCCTTTTGCGCCACAAAAGGCGTCCTTACGTCTGTGTCAGCCAACATTCTCTGCGCACGGAGCAACTGTTCATTAACTGGGGGCCAGAGGGTCACATCTCCGCTCTGTTCCTGTGGACGTCGAGCAAAGCGGCAGCTTGTATCCAACGGTGGACCAAACCACGGGCGGGGCTTCTTCTGTTGTCCGGTTCGGCGTTCGGGAGGAGTAGGAAAGGTCCAGAAGGGATGTGAGTTCTTTAAGTGGGAATCAGCTGTGATGAGGAGTAACTCAttgccctctgctgctgctgggtcatCTGCATCACTCTGTCAGGTCAACTCTTCTCTCAGCCATCCAAGACAGAGGTcgagcagaaagagctgttgAGCTTTCGGTATTAACAAAATAAGCATTTAAAGAATAATTAATAGTTACCAGAAAATTTGATGAATGAAAAATAATATTCAGCAAAGCTGTTTGCTGAATATTGAGCTTTCAATTATTTATCTAGACATTCAATTAACCTTGATTATTGTGTAAACACTTAAAGTCTATTAATCATAATTGTCATCATTGTTCAACTAATTAGATAATCTTTTAATGTTTCAGAATCATGTACTGTATATGATGTACAGTGATGAAttgcaaatatatatttttgcaTGTATATTGTGGCTTCTTGTCTTCACTATTTTCATTTTATGCTACTGCAGACTAGCACTCCTCCATGTTTTAGATGCCTGTGTTGTGATTTTACACAactttgtaaaaataaaaatcagccgGTATTCCCTTTATTCATCTGCGGGTGGGTAAGTGGTGCAGTGGGCAGTCGGTGCCAGCAGATCGGTAATTGATACGCCTTATCTGAGCTTGAAACTTTATTATTTCATGTTAACCATCTGGCCATAAACCATCCAAAGTTTAacaaaaaatatgaataaaacaaatcaatcgtgtgtttgaaaataaaattatttgatcataaaaatgtGTTGGCGTATTTGTTAAAATATTAATTGCACAGATAAATGTGCGATAACTACGTTTACACAGTGCAACTATGCTTACGTATATATTATGAATAAAGTTTAATTGTTTTGTCAATAAAGTAGTGGTCTTTTGCGCCCTCCAGTGGAGAGTTACGGTACCCTCAAGCGTTCACGGTTTAAACGATTTAGAGATTGTCTCAAAAAAGCATGTACAACTCAATAACGAAAAATTGAAAAGGGCGCGAAAAGAACCCCAACTTAAATCAGTAGTTGGCTTGGGTAATTTAACAGAGAGAGAATAACTACACAAGCAGCTgcagtgtgttttatttgcacGGTTAAAGCTGATGTTGGAGGTGATTCTACTTCTTAACCATTTGGCGGTACTTTAGCCCCTGTCTCTTGGGTCATTGTTGCGGAAGTGAAAAGACTACGTGGGGAAGAAAGGTTGGTCTAACTGTGCATGAATGCTTTGAAGACTAACAGCGTCGATGTCCAATCCAGGTTCGCTTTGATCTCAGTCAAACGGCTCTTCCTTCCCGCCTCTGTTTGTCATATGGACGTGTTGGGCAGGAGCCGGGGCCTATAAATGGGACGGAGAGCCGAAGACTGCCTGTAATGCTGCGCCGGGTGCGACAGTCTCTCCGGCAGTTGCTGATTCTGATGGCCCGGAGACCGGGTCTGCTTTGCGGCACCATCGTGCTCGGCGTCCTGCTCGTCCTGGCCATCAAGTTTACTTGCAGGTAACAGTCTGAAGCGTAAACAGCTTTACCTTTTGGATATCATGACAGTACAGTACATGTGTCACATTCTGAATGGCAACGATGTAACATTGCTGAAGGTAAATCAGCCGCTCCTTGTTACAGTGTAGTTGTAGCTTCTGTTCAGGTCGTGCACCTGATTACAAACTGACGTGGACTGTATGATAAGAGGATTAACCACGTTGCTGGATGGATCAGAATTTTAGATCAACTTCAAACTAGTCTCCAGCTGTGACGACTGAATCCTGAAGCAATATCTTAGACAcatcctgcttctcctctgttGTTTGATGATTACGTGAGAGGCCAGTAGAACTGGTAACTTTAAtattaaagcaaataaaagtttGGACTGTAACCAGGAGActctttttgtctttgctgAGTCAAAGTTCTGACACTTTAAGATACTTTTTTTGACAGCCAGTATGACATCTTATGTCATCCACAACTAGCTTGCACTAAGGAGGAAAACGGATTTCTTATTTTAGTGATGCCAGCAAGATTGAAACTTGAAGCAAATTACAAACAAATGATGTGAGGCACTCCCTGCCTCTTGACTTTGAGTGCCATTTTACTGCAAATCACACTGAGATCACGTCTCTTTGCAGCCGGGCTAAGAATGTGGTGGCACCACCTCGACCACCGGTGCGGTTCTTCGCTCACGATGCCCCTGTGGTCGACCTCTACTTGGGTCAGATAGACCAGGTGGAGCGTCTTAGGAGCATGGCGGAGGTGTCGCTCATATTCTTCTATGCACCGTGGTGCGCTCACTCGATGGCAGCCCGGCAGGAGTTGCAGCAGGTTGCTAAGAAGCTGGCCAGACAGGTAACACGCAACTGAAGCCACAACAAGCCTAGCAACGGTTGCCGGCGCCCTGTCAGACCACCACTGACATGTTCGTCTCCTCTGAAACAGGTGCAGTTTGTGGCTGTGAACTGCTGGTGGAGTCAGGGGAAATGCAGGAAGCAGAATCACTTTTTTCAGTACCCGAGCATCCATCTGTTTTACCGGAGGTGATACAGAGAACCCTCGCTCTCATCGAGTTTTTCTATTGAACACAATCTTGACGCAACTTCAGCCGCGGTTTGAAAACGACTGGAAACATTTTATAACattgttgttctgtgttctgcaggtttggGCCTATAGAGTACAGGGGTCCATTTGTGGCTCCGTACATGGAAAGTTTCATCCTCAGGGTCATCACACCTTTGACTTACCTCCCATCCACAGCCAGGCTTAAAGAGTTCCTCTCCAATCATGAGGTATGACGTCCTGACTCTGCAAGTTGCTAATAATTTCTGAAAAGTACACACAACATTTCTATGTATTGAAAGGGCGTGCCTTTGGAattggtgtgtgtttgatatTGTCTACCCGCTGTCTCTACTGTGTAGCCTCGAGTGGTGGGTTTCTTCCAGTTTAACTCCTCCCCTCAACCACCGGGGTACATCACGTATCTGCTGTCTGCCCTTCAGGCCCTCAAAAGGGGTAAGATGATGACACTACAGCAGACAGATGGCTTCAGTCTTCAGTTTTAATTATATTACATACATAAAAATGCAAGGTGCCTCGGGATGTTTGCTGATTTTAATCATGAAATAGCTTTTATTTCAGGAAGGTTGAAGGGTGTGAAGAGGtgattaaaaaagcaaaaacttctcaccttttaatttattttatttttgtcctctgGAGCAGATTTCCGTGGTGTCGCTCTCTTTGGCGTTGTCACGAATAAACAGGTCGCCGAGGTCCTTTCTCTGAGAGACGATGAATCAGTTTACCTTTCCAGAAGATTAAACTCCTCTTTGGTGAGTCAGCACTTCATGAAAGAAGGCCTACAAATTCAAGAGAAACTTTTTTATTGAGTTTACTAAAGTCTCTGCATGTATGTACGATGTTGTATGATTCAAAAGAGCTCAGATGTTTTGTACTTGCAGATTTTCCCTCGAAGCGAACGCAACTTTACCTCAGAATCCATTTGCAACTGGGTGTTTGAGCATCACGAAGACGTCCTTCGgtggctgcagcctcctggaaCAAAGTCCCGCCTCCTGGAGCGGGAGCTGAATAAAGGCCCAGCATTGTTGCTCTTCCTGGAACACAATCCTCTTGGGTCCAGCTCCAATCCAGTTCTGCAGCAGGTGAGCAGGGCTGGAGGGATCCACACCCAGGTTGATAGTGATCCTCTGCTCTGGTGCACCCCAGGGT from Takifugu flavidus isolate HTHZ2018 chromosome 6, ASM371156v2, whole genome shotgun sequence encodes the following:
- the eri2 gene encoding ERI1 exoribonuclease 2, whose protein sequence is MSTKKLAKELGLLRKRSHSSSGLKKIMVSNQIFSHLIVIDFESTCWREKNNYSQEIIEFPAVLLNTCTGEVESEFHTYVQPQEHPTLSEFCTELTGITQMQVEAGIPLQICMSRFSRWLQNLQMNMGLVFPNNPQMASAAAASRNLCTFLTWSDWDLGVCLQYECRRKQIHKPDVLNSWIDLRGTYRLFYDRKPKGLKGALQDLGIQFAGREHSGLDDARNTAQLAARMMRDGCVMKVTRSLTRAPSVVKHICGNTAGDDKEENPKPRKREEALNTDKLSFSRDLDLKTNCAHGLNSTCQTLVSPKTLLCGTSVMPGGSSVMVRNGPAPHKNNSLVLCSTTVSCLSSPDHLNQPSEKREAPRVVGEEENADVFALETEERCGSYDDVLLENSDDINSGESDFDAKGYLWEESDNTASSASLLDIMRETVSKNKLKHQRMTSKSALMSLATKSFTSQVNRCNNVNKIRQQSKFKQPVAPKSVTQASNLNQLKTGLKIFTKVQEKSQLPHRNSKTNTLLSEKTSSPNPLFATPKVTVSHFNQTPKSSFSIYADPVKPSRDSFCATKGVLTSVSANILCARSNCSLTGGQRVTSPLCSCGRRAKRQLVSNGGPNHGRGFFCCPVRRSGGVGKVQKGCEFFKWESAVMRSNSLPSAAAGSSASLCQVNSSLSHPRQRSSRKSC